The Merismopedia glauca CCAP 1448/3 sequence TTAACCAAAACTTGCCGAATTTTCTCGCTATCTGCATAAGTAAAGGGTAGATCGCTCGGAATATCTAGTCGAATCGGTTGAGATTTTTTCCGCAACTGCTCTTGCATATGCCCTAAAACATCTTCGCACAAAGCGCCTAAATCTAGTTTTTGAGGCTGAATGTTGAGTTCGTTACTTCCTTTTGGACCTTGAAGTAAATCTCCCACCATTTTATCAATCGAGCGTAACTGACTCCGTGCTTTAGCAATTAGCTGCTTGGCTAAACCAGGTTTTAAAGAGACGTTGCTAGAGCCAACACTAGATTGAGCAATTTCTAGAGTTCCTAAAGCTAAAGTCACGGCTGTCAGAGGATTACGCAAGTCATGAGCTAACATAGCGATGGCTCGGTCTTTAAACTTTAACTGTGCTAGTAACTCTTCTTTTTCTTGCTTGAGTTTAAATACTTGGTCAGTTAGCTCAATCATTTCAACTACATGAGCTATAGAACCATTATCTTGAGCTTGACTATGGTTGATCAGATCCAATTGGTTTTCTGGGGGTGATGATGGGACTGATGGCGCTTTAACCGTCACTATCCATCGATCCCACCAAATTTTTAATTGATTGACCAGATTTTGTCCAGCTAAAGTGTGTCTTGGTTCTGGGTACACTTTCATCAGCGCAGGAGTAGCGACTAGCTTGAAGTGTTCTGCTAGGTAAGGTTGTTGAACAATATCAATCACTTCTAGTTCGCAAGCTCGATCTTCATCAATCTCCTCCAAATAAGCACAAATTTGCTCTATCTGTTCTCGCGAACCAGGACGTTCATCAACAAATAGTAGTAGCTTTAAGGAAGCTTGAGAAGAAGTGAGCCGTAAACGACCTGCCTGCATGTATTCTGGCTTCAACGCTAATTATAAACGAGTAATTGACGACTAGCTCTCACTAAATAGTTCTAAAGGAGAAATACTCCGAAATTGAGCAGCGATCGAGTCTCCTGTACTTGCTAGTCAGGAAATCGTGACTTAAAAGCAATCTCTTCAACCAATTGTCTGAGCTTAGTCGGGCTTTACTTTTTATTTAAATTTTATATCTATTTTAGATTTTTCCGGCTCAAGACGCTCTAGCAAATCTCACAAATCTTTTGAGACATAAAATCTTAAAATAATCTAAACATCTATCGTTCCCTTCAGTTCCACATCAACCAGAGGAATTTTAAAACTTTATGGCTACCGGCTATGTCGCCCTCGTCCTACACGCTCACCTACCCTTTGTTCGCCATCCGGAAAGCGATTATGTACTAGAGGAAGAATGGCTATATGAAGCCATTACTGAAACCTACATTCCTTTACTACAAGTATTTGAAGGGTTAAGGCGTGATGGAGTTGATTTCAAATTGACGATGAGTATGACACCCCCTTTGGTGTCTATGCTCAGAGATCCTTTATTACAAGAACGCTACGACGCGCATTTAGCACAGCTACAGGAATTAATTAGCAAAGAAAGCGATCGCCATCAGCATAACGGTCATCTGCGCTACTTAGCTGAGTTTTATGCTTCAGAATTTCAAAAGACTCGCGAGACTTGGGAAAAGTATGGCGGAGATTTAATTCCTGGATTCAAGCAATTTTTAGATAGTAACAACCTAGAAATTATTACTTGTGGTGCAACTCACGGCTACCTACCGTTGATGAAAATGTATCCCCAAGCTGTATGGGCGCAAATTCAAGTAGCTTGCGAACATTACGCCGAAACCTTCGGCAGACCACCCAAAGGGATTTGGCTGCCAGAATGCGCCTATTATGAAGGCTTAGAGAGGATGTTAGCTGATGCAGGATTGCGCTATTTCCTCGTTGATGGACATGGGGTATTATATGCTCGCCCTCGTCCTCGGTTTGGGACTTATGCACCCATTTTTACCGAAACTGGAGTCGCAGCTTTCGGACGAGATCATGAATCTTCCCAACAAGTTTGGTCTTCTGAAGTCGGATATCCTGGAGCGCCTGAATACCGCGAATTTTACAAAGATTTAGGCTGGGAAGCTGATTATGAGTATATTAAACCTTATATCATGCCCAATGGTCAGCGCAAAAATACGGGCATTAAGTATCATAAAATTACTGGCAGAGGTGGCGGTTTGAGCGATAAAGCTCTGTATGACCCCTATTGGGCGAAGGAAAAGGCGGCGGAACACGCTGCTAACTTCATGTACAATCGCCAGCGCCAAGTAGAGCATTTGGCGGGAATTATGCAGCGTCAGCCTATTTTAGTTTCCCCTTATGATGCCGAATTGTTTGGTCATTGGTGGTATGAAGGTCCTTGGTTTTTAGATTATTGGTTCCGCAAAACCTGGTATGACCAAAATGTGTACCAAATGACCCATTTAGCCGATTATTTGCGGACTCACCCCGATCAGCAAGTGTGTCGTCCTTCTCAATCTAGCTGGGGTTATAAGGGATTCCATGAGTATTGGTTGAATGATACTAATGCTTGGATTTACCCGCATTTACATAAAGCTGCGGAACGGATGATCGAGCTATCTAAACGAGAACCGGAAGACGAATTGCAGTGGCGCGCCCTCAACCAAGCTGCCAGGGAGTTATTATTAGCACAGTCGTCTGATTGGGCATTTATCATGCGGACAGGGACTATGGTTCCTTATGCGGTGCGTCGGACTAGATCCCATTTGATGCGCTTCCACAAGCTGTATGAAGAACTCGGTGAGGGGAAAGTCGATAGCGG is a genomic window containing:
- a CDS encoding histidine kinase, with the translated sequence MQAGRLRLTSSQASLKLLLFVDERPGSREQIEQICAYLEEIDEDRACELEVIDIVQQPYLAEHFKLVATPALMKVYPEPRHTLAGQNLVNQLKIWWDRWIVTVKAPSVPSSPPENQLDLINHSQAQDNGSIAHVVEMIELTDQVFKLKQEKEELLAQLKFKDRAIAMLAHDLRNPLTAVTLALGTLEIAQSSVGSSNVSLKPGLAKQLIAKARSQLRSIDKMVGDLLQGPKGSNELNIQPQKLDLGALCEDVLGHMQEQLRKKSQPIRLDIPSDLPFTYADSEKIRQVLVNLLDNAIKYTPMGTEIRVSILHKTSEKVQVTVCDRGPGIPEENFDLIFQDRFRLQRDVDKEGYGLGLSVCQQIVRAHYGRIWVESILGKGSCFNFTLPVYRS
- a CDS encoding glycoside hydrolase family 57 protein; translation: MATGYVALVLHAHLPFVRHPESDYVLEEEWLYEAITETYIPLLQVFEGLRRDGVDFKLTMSMTPPLVSMLRDPLLQERYDAHLAQLQELISKESDRHQHNGHLRYLAEFYASEFQKTRETWEKYGGDLIPGFKQFLDSNNLEIITCGATHGYLPLMKMYPQAVWAQIQVACEHYAETFGRPPKGIWLPECAYYEGLERMLADAGLRYFLVDGHGVLYARPRPRFGTYAPIFTETGVAAFGRDHESSQQVWSSEVGYPGAPEYREFYKDLGWEADYEYIKPYIMPNGQRKNTGIKYHKITGRGGGLSDKALYDPYWAKEKAAEHAANFMYNRQRQVEHLAGIMQRQPILVSPYDAELFGHWWYEGPWFLDYWFRKTWYDQNVYQMTHLADYLRTHPDQQVCRPSQSSWGYKGFHEYWLNDTNAWIYPHLHKAAERMIELSKREPEDELQWRALNQAARELLLAQSSDWAFIMRTGTMVPYAVRRTRSHLMRFHKLYEELGEGKVDSGWLEKVEEIDNIFPNINYRVYRPM